A single Elaeis guineensis isolate ETL-2024a chromosome 15, EG11, whole genome shotgun sequence DNA region contains:
- the LOC105058417 gene encoding uncharacterized protein yields the protein MSHFGRSGPPDIKDTYSLLVLNISFRTTADDLFPLFDRYGKVVDVFIPRDRRTGDSRGFAFVRYKYADEAQKAVDKLDGRNVDGRNIMVQFAKYGPNAEPIHKGRIVEELPRTRGRSRSRSPRPRYRDGYRDKIHRRRSRSRSRERYERDRYRERERDYRHRSRSRSLSPDYYRGHGRRSDGDRRRSRSRSYDSASPDRHSDSPQRSPTPRRNPPRDKSPDKGSHGARSPPSRSVSPYGRRADSRSPSPHGSDQD from the exons ATGTCGCACTTCGGCCGATCCGGGCCGCCGGACATCAAGGATACCTACTCGCTtctcgtcctcaacatcagcttcc GTACCACCGCGGATGATCTCTTCCCTCTCTTCGATCGATATGGCAAGGTGGTGGATGTCTTCATTCCAAGGGACCGTAG GACTGGGGATTCGCGGGGATTTGCGTTCGTGAGGTACAAGTATGCTGATGAGGCTCAGAAGGCCGTGGACAAGCTCGATG GGCGAAATGTTGATGGTCGAAACATTATGGTTCAATTTGCGAAATATGGGCCGAATGCTGAACCTAT TCATAAAGGAAGAATTGTAGAGGAGCTCCCAAGGACAAGGGGCAGGTCAAGAAGCCGTAGCCCTAGGCCAAG GTACAGAGATGGTTATCGAGACAAAATTCATAGGAGGCGAAGCCGTAGTCGAAGCAGGGAGCGTTATGAGCGTGACAGGTACCGTGAGAGAGAAAGGGATTATCGCCATAGGAGCAGAAGTCGCAGTCTAAGCCCTGATTATTATAGAGGCCATGGTAGAAGGTCAGATGGCGATCGAAGGAGAAGCAGGAGCCGCTCTTATGACAG TGCATCACCTGATCGGCATAGCGATAGCCCTCAAAGGAGTCCAACACCTCGCAGGAACCCACCTCGCGATAAAAGCCCTGACAAAGGTAGCCATGGTGCACGCTCTCCACCATCACGAAGTGTTTCACCCTATGGTCGACGTGCAGATTCCCGGAGTCCATCTCCACACGGTTCTGATCAG GATTGA
- the LOC140854023 gene encoding uncharacterized protein, whose product MKIKPAESIISWTWNRGVSSGIRQLSPVFWALQSCLQVEEAPHPEQITTRFSGPLFGPLAADHGPLASDQGFMSDPIGFMLDPLADCAAGGIFSGLLDYPSHMSASSSNHFHRSLSQTLTLCHRRQLRPRHPASFLRRGAVKAITCTISPASKLRAKSSPINSPKTPKPPRPLIQAAAARLQT is encoded by the exons atgAAAATTAAACCCGCAGAATCTATCATCTCCTGGACGTGGAATCGAGGGGTTTCATCTGGAATTAGACAGCTCAGTCCTGTATTCTGGGCTCTTCAATCCTGCTTGCAAGTTGAG GAGGCACCCCACCCAGAACAAATTACCACCCGCTTCTCAGGTCCTCTCTTCGGCCCCCTCGCCGCCGACCATGGCCCCCTTGCCTCTGATCAGGGCTTCATGTCTGACCCGATCGGCTTCATGTTGGACCCCCTCGCCGACTGTGCCGCTGGTGGCATCTTCTCCGGCCTCCTTGACTACCCGTCCCACATGTCTGCCTCCTCCTCCAACCACTTCCACCGCAGCCTCTCCCAGACCCTCACCCTTTGCCATCGGCGGCAACTCCGCCCGCGCCACCCTGCCTCTTTCCTCCGCCGTGGAGCCGTGAAGGCCATCACTTGCACCATCTCCCCTGCCTCAAAGCTTCGAGCCAAGTCGTCCCCTATTAACAGTCCAAAGACTCCAAAGCCGCCCAGACCATTAATCCAAGCAGCGGCGGCTCGACTACAAACTTAA
- the LOC140854021 gene encoding cryptochrome-1-like isoform X3, translating into MMHGGVGNSSSSNRSIVWFRRDLRVEDNPALAAGVRFGEVVAVFIWAPEEEGPYFPGRVSRWWLSQSLLHLDSSLRNLGTSLITKRSFDTASTLLEIVHSTGATNLFFNHLYDPLSLVRDHRLKELLTARGITVRSFNADLLYEPWEVYDDNGRPFTTFAPFWNKCLSMPYDPAAPLLPPKRITTGDVSMCPSETLVFEDESEKGSNALLARAWSPGWRNADKSLTAFVNGPLIEYSINRKKADAATTSLLSPHLHFGELSVRKVFHLVRMKQLVWTNEGNKAGEESCNLFLRSVGLREYSRYLSFNHPCSHERPLLSHLRFFPWVIDEGHFKAWRQGRTGYPLVDAGMRELWATGWLHDRIRVVVSSFFVKVLQLPWRWGMKYFWDTLLDADLESDALGWQYISGTLPDGRELDRIDNPQFEGYKFDPNGEYVRRWLPELVRLPTEWIHHPWDAPEPVLQAAGIELGSNYPLPIVEIAAAKARLQEALAEMWQLEAASRAAIENGTEEGLGDSSELPLIDFPEEMQLEVHLEPLRITNNSPAVDRRHADQMVPSMTSSIVRVEEEEVSTDVGNNAGDSRQEVPSNVNFDAEPEREEINGGGLRTARDNVVQHFSPARLQIPAQSTADSSSSWTERDGGVVPVWSPPTASGRSEQFVADDTGIASSSYLQRHPQSHQLINWRQLSQTILHDRTRTWELENAVPNAIGSATMHMHTGGKDLKVAGKGLLNLS; encoded by the exons ATGATGCATGGTGGTGTTggtaacagcagcagcagcaacaggagCATAGTATGGTTCAGAAGGGATCTGAGGGTGGAGGACAACCCAGCACTAGCAGCTGGGGTGAGGTTTGGGGAGGTGGTGGCAGTGTTCATCTGGGCCCCTGAGGAGGAGGGTCCCTACTTCCCTGGGAGGGTGTCAAGGTGGTGGCTCAGCCAGAGcctcctccacctggactcctcccTCAGGAACCTTGGCACCTCCCTCATCACCAAGAGGTCTTTTGACACTGCCTCCACCCTCCTAGAGATTGTCCACTCCACTGGTGCCACCAATCTCTTCTTCAACCACCTCTATG ATCCTCTGTCTCTTGTCAGGGACCATCGTTTGAAAGAACTTCTGACGGCTCGAGGCATAACGGTCCGTTCATTCAACGCGGATTTGCTCTATGAACCATGGGAAGTTTATGATGACAATGGCAGACCCTTCACAACTTTTGCACCTTTCTGGAATAAATGCCTTAGCATGCCTTATGATCCAGCAGCACCATTACTTCCACCCAAAAGAATAACAACAG GTGATGTATCAATGTGCCCCTCAGAAACTCTGGTCTTTGAGGACGAGTCTGAGAAAGGAAGCAATGCTCTTCTTGCTCGAGCATGGTCACCAGGATGGCGTAATGCTGATAAGTCCCTGACTGCGTTTGTTAATGGGCCACTCATTGAGTACTCTATCAATAGGAAGAAAGCAGACGCTGCGACtacatctcttctttctcctcatcTACACTTTGGGGAGCTAAGTGTCCGCAAAGTCTTTCACCTTGTCCGCATGAAGCAACTTGTGTGGACTAATGAGGGAAACAAAGCAGGTGAAGAGAGTTGCAACTTGTTTCTCAGATCTGTCGGTCTTCGCGAGTACTCCAGATACTTGAGTTTCAACCACCCATGCAGTCATGAAAGGCCTCTTTTATCTCACCTTAGGTTCTTTCCTTGGGTGATCGATGAGGGTCATTTTAAAGCTTGGAGACAAGGTAGAACAGGCTATCCTCTGGTAGATGCTGGTATGAGAGAGCTTTGGGCAACTGGCTGGCTGCATGACAGGATACGTGTGGTGGTATCCAGTTTCTTTGTGAAGGTCCTGCAACTTCCTTGGAGGTGGGGGATGAAGTATTTCTGGGATACACTATTAGATGCTGATCTTGAAAGCGATGCCCTTGGCTGGCAGTATATTTCTGGGACTCTTCCCGATGGTCGCGAGTTGGATCGCATTGATAACCCTCAG TTTGAAGGATACAAATTCGATCCAAACGGGGAATATGTGCGCCGCTGGCTTCCTGAGCTGGTCAGGTTGCCAACTGAATGGATACACCACCCATGGGATGCACCTGAACCTGTGTTACAAGCTGCAGGAATTGAACTGGGTTCCAATTACCCTCTTCCCATTGTAGAAATAGCTGCAGCTAAAGCCAGACTGCAAGAAGCTCTCGCAGAGATGTGGCAACTTGAAGCTGCATCAAGAGCTGCAATAGAGAATGGAACAGAAGAAGGCCTTGGCGACTCCTCAGAGCTGCCGCTGATTGATTTTCCTGAAGAAATGCAATTGGAAGTGCACCTTGAACCATTAAGGATTACTAATAATTCCCCAGCTGTAGACAGGAGACATGCAGATCAGATGGTTCCTAGCATGACTTCTTCAATAGTTAGAGTTGAGGAAGAGGAAGTTTCTACAGATGTAGGAAACAATGCTGGAGATAGCAGACAGGAAGTGCCATCAAATGTAAATTTCGATGCGGAGCCTGAAAGAGAAGAAATCAATGGAGGTGGCCTTCGAACGGCGAGGGATAATGTTGTTCAACATTTTAGTCCAGCCAGGCTGCAGATACCTGCGCAGTCCACGGCGGATTCGTCGAGTAGCTGGACAGAAAGAGATGGTGGTGTGGTTCCAGTTTGGTCCCCTCCAACAGCATCCGGCCGTTCGGAGCAATTTGTGGCTGATGATACTGGCATTGCGAGCAGCAGCTATTTGCAGAGGCATCCTCAATCTCACCAACTGATAAATTGGAGGCAGCTTTCACAGACTAT CTTGCATGACAGGACAAGAACTTGGGAGTTGGAGAATGCGGTGCCGAATGCTATTGG GTCTGCGACGATGCACATGCACACCGGTGGCAAAGACTTGAAGGTGGCGggcaaaggtctcttaaatttgtcttaa
- the LOC140854021 gene encoding cryptochrome-1-like isoform X2, translating to MMHGGVGNSSSSNRSIVWFRRDLRVEDNPALAAGVRFGEVVAVFIWAPEEEGPYFPGRVSRWWLSQSLLHLDSSLRNLGTSLITKRSFDTASTLLEIVHSTGATNLFFNHLYDPLSLVRDHRLKELLTARGITVRSFNADLLYEPWEVYDDNGRPFTTFAPFWNKCLSMPYDPAAPLLPPKRITTGDVSMCPSETLVFEDESEKGSNALLARAWSPGWRNADKSLTAFVNGPLIEYSINRKKADAATTSLLSPHLHFGELSVRKVFHLVRMKQLVWTNEGNKAGEESCNLFLRSVGLREYSRYLSFNHPCSHERPLLSHLRFFPWVIDEGHFKAWRQGRTGYPLVDAGMRELWATGWLHDRIRVVVSSFFVKVLQLPWRWGMKYFWDTLLDADLESDALGWQYISGTLPDGRELDRIDNPQFEGYKFDPNGEYVRRWLPELVRLPTEWIHHPWDAPEPVLQAAGIELGSNYPLPIVEIAAAKARLQEALAEMWQLEAASRAAIENGTEEGLGDSSELPLIDFPEEMQLEVHLEPLRITNNSPAVDRRHADQMVPSMTSSIVRVEEEEVSTDVGNNAGDSRQEVPSNVNFDAEPEREEINGGGLRTARDNVVQHFSPARLQIPAQSTADSSSSWTERDGGVVPVWSPPTASGRSEQFVADDTGIASSSYLQRHPQSHQLINWRQLSQTILHDRTRTWELENAVPNAIGQHASNLGSTQDSTLGLSLSCSDSPAK from the exons ATGATGCATGGTGGTGTTggtaacagcagcagcagcaacaggagCATAGTATGGTTCAGAAGGGATCTGAGGGTGGAGGACAACCCAGCACTAGCAGCTGGGGTGAGGTTTGGGGAGGTGGTGGCAGTGTTCATCTGGGCCCCTGAGGAGGAGGGTCCCTACTTCCCTGGGAGGGTGTCAAGGTGGTGGCTCAGCCAGAGcctcctccacctggactcctcccTCAGGAACCTTGGCACCTCCCTCATCACCAAGAGGTCTTTTGACACTGCCTCCACCCTCCTAGAGATTGTCCACTCCACTGGTGCCACCAATCTCTTCTTCAACCACCTCTATG ATCCTCTGTCTCTTGTCAGGGACCATCGTTTGAAAGAACTTCTGACGGCTCGAGGCATAACGGTCCGTTCATTCAACGCGGATTTGCTCTATGAACCATGGGAAGTTTATGATGACAATGGCAGACCCTTCACAACTTTTGCACCTTTCTGGAATAAATGCCTTAGCATGCCTTATGATCCAGCAGCACCATTACTTCCACCCAAAAGAATAACAACAG GTGATGTATCAATGTGCCCCTCAGAAACTCTGGTCTTTGAGGACGAGTCTGAGAAAGGAAGCAATGCTCTTCTTGCTCGAGCATGGTCACCAGGATGGCGTAATGCTGATAAGTCCCTGACTGCGTTTGTTAATGGGCCACTCATTGAGTACTCTATCAATAGGAAGAAAGCAGACGCTGCGACtacatctcttctttctcctcatcTACACTTTGGGGAGCTAAGTGTCCGCAAAGTCTTTCACCTTGTCCGCATGAAGCAACTTGTGTGGACTAATGAGGGAAACAAAGCAGGTGAAGAGAGTTGCAACTTGTTTCTCAGATCTGTCGGTCTTCGCGAGTACTCCAGATACTTGAGTTTCAACCACCCATGCAGTCATGAAAGGCCTCTTTTATCTCACCTTAGGTTCTTTCCTTGGGTGATCGATGAGGGTCATTTTAAAGCTTGGAGACAAGGTAGAACAGGCTATCCTCTGGTAGATGCTGGTATGAGAGAGCTTTGGGCAACTGGCTGGCTGCATGACAGGATACGTGTGGTGGTATCCAGTTTCTTTGTGAAGGTCCTGCAACTTCCTTGGAGGTGGGGGATGAAGTATTTCTGGGATACACTATTAGATGCTGATCTTGAAAGCGATGCCCTTGGCTGGCAGTATATTTCTGGGACTCTTCCCGATGGTCGCGAGTTGGATCGCATTGATAACCCTCAG TTTGAAGGATACAAATTCGATCCAAACGGGGAATATGTGCGCCGCTGGCTTCCTGAGCTGGTCAGGTTGCCAACTGAATGGATACACCACCCATGGGATGCACCTGAACCTGTGTTACAAGCTGCAGGAATTGAACTGGGTTCCAATTACCCTCTTCCCATTGTAGAAATAGCTGCAGCTAAAGCCAGACTGCAAGAAGCTCTCGCAGAGATGTGGCAACTTGAAGCTGCATCAAGAGCTGCAATAGAGAATGGAACAGAAGAAGGCCTTGGCGACTCCTCAGAGCTGCCGCTGATTGATTTTCCTGAAGAAATGCAATTGGAAGTGCACCTTGAACCATTAAGGATTACTAATAATTCCCCAGCTGTAGACAGGAGACATGCAGATCAGATGGTTCCTAGCATGACTTCTTCAATAGTTAGAGTTGAGGAAGAGGAAGTTTCTACAGATGTAGGAAACAATGCTGGAGATAGCAGACAGGAAGTGCCATCAAATGTAAATTTCGATGCGGAGCCTGAAAGAGAAGAAATCAATGGAGGTGGCCTTCGAACGGCGAGGGATAATGTTGTTCAACATTTTAGTCCAGCCAGGCTGCAGATACCTGCGCAGTCCACGGCGGATTCGTCGAGTAGCTGGACAGAAAGAGATGGTGGTGTGGTTCCAGTTTGGTCCCCTCCAACAGCATCCGGCCGTTCGGAGCAATTTGTGGCTGATGATACTGGCATTGCGAGCAGCAGCTATTTGCAGAGGCATCCTCAATCTCACCAACTGATAAATTGGAGGCAGCTTTCACAGACTAT CTTGCATGACAGGACAAGAACTTGGGAGTTGGAGAATGCGGTGCCGAATGCTATTGG TCAGCATGCGAGCAATCTTGGTTCTACACAGGATTCAACTTTGGGCTTGTCATTGTCATGTTCTGATTCACCGG CCAAATGA
- the LOC140854021 gene encoding cryptochrome-1-like isoform X1 — translation MMHGGVGNSSSSNRSIVWFRRDLRVEDNPALAAGVRFGEVVAVFIWAPEEEGPYFPGRVSRWWLSQSLLHLDSSLRNLGTSLITKRSFDTASTLLEIVHSTGATNLFFNHLYDPLSLVRDHRLKELLTARGITVRSFNADLLYEPWEVYDDNGRPFTTFAPFWNKCLSMPYDPAAPLLPPKRITTGDVSMCPSETLVFEDESEKGSNALLARAWSPGWRNADKSLTAFVNGPLIEYSINRKKADAATTSLLSPHLHFGELSVRKVFHLVRMKQLVWTNEGNKAGEESCNLFLRSVGLREYSRYLSFNHPCSHERPLLSHLRFFPWVIDEGHFKAWRQGRTGYPLVDAGMRELWATGWLHDRIRVVVSSFFVKVLQLPWRWGMKYFWDTLLDADLESDALGWQYISGTLPDGRELDRIDNPQFEGYKFDPNGEYVRRWLPELVRLPTEWIHHPWDAPEPVLQAAGIELGSNYPLPIVEIAAAKARLQEALAEMWQLEAASRAAIENGTEEGLGDSSELPLIDFPEEMQLEVHLEPLRITNNSPAVDRRHADQMVPSMTSSIVRVEEEEVSTDVGNNAGDSRQEVPSNVNFDAEPEREEINGGGLRTARDNVVQHFSPARLQIPAQSTADSSSSWTERDGGVVPVWSPPTASGRSEQFVADDTGIASSSYLQRHPQSHQLINWRQLSQTILHDRTRTWELENAVPNAIGQHASNLGSTQDSTLGLSLSCSDSPGMQGHNC, via the exons ATGATGCATGGTGGTGTTggtaacagcagcagcagcaacaggagCATAGTATGGTTCAGAAGGGATCTGAGGGTGGAGGACAACCCAGCACTAGCAGCTGGGGTGAGGTTTGGGGAGGTGGTGGCAGTGTTCATCTGGGCCCCTGAGGAGGAGGGTCCCTACTTCCCTGGGAGGGTGTCAAGGTGGTGGCTCAGCCAGAGcctcctccacctggactcctcccTCAGGAACCTTGGCACCTCCCTCATCACCAAGAGGTCTTTTGACACTGCCTCCACCCTCCTAGAGATTGTCCACTCCACTGGTGCCACCAATCTCTTCTTCAACCACCTCTATG ATCCTCTGTCTCTTGTCAGGGACCATCGTTTGAAAGAACTTCTGACGGCTCGAGGCATAACGGTCCGTTCATTCAACGCGGATTTGCTCTATGAACCATGGGAAGTTTATGATGACAATGGCAGACCCTTCACAACTTTTGCACCTTTCTGGAATAAATGCCTTAGCATGCCTTATGATCCAGCAGCACCATTACTTCCACCCAAAAGAATAACAACAG GTGATGTATCAATGTGCCCCTCAGAAACTCTGGTCTTTGAGGACGAGTCTGAGAAAGGAAGCAATGCTCTTCTTGCTCGAGCATGGTCACCAGGATGGCGTAATGCTGATAAGTCCCTGACTGCGTTTGTTAATGGGCCACTCATTGAGTACTCTATCAATAGGAAGAAAGCAGACGCTGCGACtacatctcttctttctcctcatcTACACTTTGGGGAGCTAAGTGTCCGCAAAGTCTTTCACCTTGTCCGCATGAAGCAACTTGTGTGGACTAATGAGGGAAACAAAGCAGGTGAAGAGAGTTGCAACTTGTTTCTCAGATCTGTCGGTCTTCGCGAGTACTCCAGATACTTGAGTTTCAACCACCCATGCAGTCATGAAAGGCCTCTTTTATCTCACCTTAGGTTCTTTCCTTGGGTGATCGATGAGGGTCATTTTAAAGCTTGGAGACAAGGTAGAACAGGCTATCCTCTGGTAGATGCTGGTATGAGAGAGCTTTGGGCAACTGGCTGGCTGCATGACAGGATACGTGTGGTGGTATCCAGTTTCTTTGTGAAGGTCCTGCAACTTCCTTGGAGGTGGGGGATGAAGTATTTCTGGGATACACTATTAGATGCTGATCTTGAAAGCGATGCCCTTGGCTGGCAGTATATTTCTGGGACTCTTCCCGATGGTCGCGAGTTGGATCGCATTGATAACCCTCAG TTTGAAGGATACAAATTCGATCCAAACGGGGAATATGTGCGCCGCTGGCTTCCTGAGCTGGTCAGGTTGCCAACTGAATGGATACACCACCCATGGGATGCACCTGAACCTGTGTTACAAGCTGCAGGAATTGAACTGGGTTCCAATTACCCTCTTCCCATTGTAGAAATAGCTGCAGCTAAAGCCAGACTGCAAGAAGCTCTCGCAGAGATGTGGCAACTTGAAGCTGCATCAAGAGCTGCAATAGAGAATGGAACAGAAGAAGGCCTTGGCGACTCCTCAGAGCTGCCGCTGATTGATTTTCCTGAAGAAATGCAATTGGAAGTGCACCTTGAACCATTAAGGATTACTAATAATTCCCCAGCTGTAGACAGGAGACATGCAGATCAGATGGTTCCTAGCATGACTTCTTCAATAGTTAGAGTTGAGGAAGAGGAAGTTTCTACAGATGTAGGAAACAATGCTGGAGATAGCAGACAGGAAGTGCCATCAAATGTAAATTTCGATGCGGAGCCTGAAAGAGAAGAAATCAATGGAGGTGGCCTTCGAACGGCGAGGGATAATGTTGTTCAACATTTTAGTCCAGCCAGGCTGCAGATACCTGCGCAGTCCACGGCGGATTCGTCGAGTAGCTGGACAGAAAGAGATGGTGGTGTGGTTCCAGTTTGGTCCCCTCCAACAGCATCCGGCCGTTCGGAGCAATTTGTGGCTGATGATACTGGCATTGCGAGCAGCAGCTATTTGCAGAGGCATCCTCAATCTCACCAACTGATAAATTGGAGGCAGCTTTCACAGACTAT CTTGCATGACAGGACAAGAACTTGGGAGTTGGAGAATGCGGTGCCGAATGCTATTGG TCAGCATGCGAGCAATCTTGGTTCTACACAGGATTCAACTTTGGGCTTGTCATTGTCATGTTCTGATTCACCGGGTATGCAAGGACACAATTGTTAA
- the LOC140854034 gene encoding transcription factor MYB93-like, translating into MGRSPCCDENGLKKGPWTPEEDQKLVHYIQEHGHGSWRALPKLAGLNRCGKSCRLRWTNYLRPDIKRGKFSQEEEQTILNLHSILGNKWSAIATHLPGRTDNEIKNFWNTHLKKKLIQMGFDPMTHRPRTDFFATLPQLIALANLRDLVDGRPWDDHAARLQAEAVQAAKLQYLEYLLQSAATMANTSNTNSLSTITTTEMDPVSLLSPPQIPSFPSVPSTSLIDSISGQNQISQLPDFQFPCSFSDPLISNETNQGSDFSVLSQGDQNSNAGMTLISPHSSLPPLTDVSAGNPGDACSTSSCGGSGTPSFWPELLLDDPFMTEFA; encoded by the exons ATGGGAAGGTCTCCCTGCTGTGATGAGAATGGCCTCAAGAAGGGCCCCTGGACCCCTGAAGAAGACCAGAAATTGGTCCATTACATTCAGGAGCACGGCCATGGCAGCTGGAGAGCCCTCCCTAAGCTTGCtg GGCTCAACAGATGTGGCAAGAGCTGCAGGCTAAGATGGACCAACTACCTGAGGCCAGACATCAAGAGAGGCAAATTCTCTCAGGAAGAGGAGCAAACCATCCTCAATCTCCACTCTATCCTTGGCAACAA GTGGTCGGCAATTGCGACGCACCTCCCTGGCCGGACCGACAACGAGATCAAGAACTTCTGGAACACCCACCTTAAGAAGAAGCTGATCCAGATGGGATTTGATCCCATGACTCACCGTCCGAGGACTGACTTCTTTGCTACTCTACCCCAGCTTATTGCCCTTGCCAACCTCCGTGACCTCGTCGATGGCCGTCCCTGGGATGACCATGCTGCACGCCTTCAGGCCGAGGCCGTCCAGGCTGCAAAGCTTCAGTACCTCGAATATCTTCTCCAGTCGGCTGCCACAATGGCCAATACCTCCAACACCAATAGCCTCAGCACTATCACCACCACTGAAATGGATCCTGTAAGCCTTTTGAGTCCTCCACAGATCCCTTCCTTCCCTTCAGTCCCTTCTACAAGTCTTATTGACAGTATCAGTGGACAAAACCAAATTAGCCAACTGCCAGATTTCCAATTCCCTTGCTCTTTTTCTGACCCACTTATCAGCAATGAGACCAACCAAGGCTCCGACTTCAGTGTATTGAGCCAGGGAGATCAGAACAGCAACGCAGGAATGACACTGATTTCACCTCACTCATCCCTTCCTCCGCTCACCGATGTGTCGGCCGGCAATCCAGGGGATGCTTGTAGTACCTCTAGCTGTGGTGGGAGTGGGACTCCTTCCTTCTGGCCTGAGCTCTTGCTTGATGATCCATTTATGACCGAGTTTGCTTGA